From the genome of Procambarus clarkii isolate CNS0578487 chromosome 83, FALCON_Pclarkii_2.0, whole genome shotgun sequence, one region includes:
- the betaggt-I gene encoding geranylgeranyl transferase type-1 subunit beta isoform X1, which translates to MSGEYLFLRTRHIKFLQRCLRVLPYSAVTFDTSRMTVLFFALSGLDLLDGLKEVTDKEREHIIDWIYSLQILPADDKDQLANAGFRGGSSLASCRSHTDCASGISSFDCGHITMTYTALASLVILGDNLSRVNRKAVLAHVAALQCPDGSFFSTNGGSENDMRFMYCAATICYILQDFSTININNAVRYIVNSMSYEGAMGQGIFLESHGGSSYCAVATLHLMGKLDSALSSIQKQRLVRWLVNRQDSGGLQGRPNKPPDTCYTFWIGASLKLLGGLNLLNLEALRQFVLSTQDPITGGLAKYPDSHPDGLHTYLGISGLSLLEQDNLRPIDPALNISQRALKHLQTLHKSTSNSQSGDCL; encoded by the exons ATGTCTGGGGAGTATTTATTTTTGAGAACAAGACACATCAAATTTTTGCAGCGGTGTCTGCGAGTGCTGCCGTACAGTGCCGTCACCTTTGACACCAGTCG GATGACGGTGTTGTTCTTTGCGCTCTCTGGATTGGACCTTCTAGATGGCTTAAAGGAAGTAACTGATAAAGAGAGAGAGCATATCATTGACTGGATATACTCTTTGCAAATACTACCAGCGGATGACAAAG ATCAGTTGGCAAATGCTGGGTTTCGAGGAGGTTCATCTCTTGCCAGTTGTAGAAGCCACACAGACTGTGCCTCCGGCATCTCTTCCTTTGATTGTGGCCACATTACCATGACCTACACTGCCCTTGCCTCGTTAGTTATTTTAGGGGATAACTTAAGTCGTGTAAATAGAAAAGCAGTCTTGGCGCATGTTGCAGCTCTACAATGTCCAGATGGAAG TTTTTTCTCTACTAATGGAGGCAGTGAAAATGACATGCGGTTTATGTATTGTGCTGCAACCATCTGTTATATTCTTCAAGATTTTTCGACTATAAATATCAACAATGCTGTCCGGTACATTGTGAACAGTatg AGCTATGAAGGTGCCATGGGTCAGGGAATCTTCTTGGAATCTCATGGAGGAAGTTCTTACTGTGCAGTCGCAACCTTACATTTGATGGGCAAGCTCGACTCGGCTTTATCCAGTATTCAG AAACAGAGACTAGTGCGATGGTTGGTGAATCGACAGGATAGTGGTGGTTTACAAGGCCGACCCAATAAGCCTCCTGACACATGTTACACCTTCTGGATTGGGGCATCGTTGAAG TTACTAGGTGGTCTCAATTTGTTGAACCTGGAAGCACTTCGACAATTTGTGCTGTCAACTCAAGATCCCATCACTGGAGGCCTAGCAAAATACCCCGACTCCCACCCAGATGGTTTGCACACTTACCTAGGAATCAGTGGTCTTTCCCTCCTGGAACAAGACAATCTTAGACCAATAGATCCAGCCTTGAACATCAGCCAGCGTGCCCTCAAACATCTCCAGACACTGCACAAATCTACTAGCAACTCCCAGTCAGGGGATTGCTTATGA
- the betaggt-I gene encoding geranylgeranyl transferase type-1 subunit beta isoform X2 → MTVLFFALSGLDLLDGLKEVTDKEREHIIDWIYSLQILPADDKDQLANAGFRGGSSLASCRSHTDCASGISSFDCGHITMTYTALASLVILGDNLSRVNRKAVLAHVAALQCPDGSFFSTNGGSENDMRFMYCAATICYILQDFSTININNAVRYIVNSMSYEGAMGQGIFLESHGGSSYCAVATLHLMGKLDSALSSIQKQRLVRWLVNRQDSGGLQGRPNKPPDTCYTFWIGASLKLLGGLNLLNLEALRQFVLSTQDPITGGLAKYPDSHPDGLHTYLGISGLSLLEQDNLRPIDPALNISQRALKHLQTLHKSTSNSQSGDCL, encoded by the exons ATGACGGTGTTGTTCTTTGCGCTCTCTGGATTGGACCTTCTAGATGGCTTAAAGGAAGTAACTGATAAAGAGAGAGAGCATATCATTGACTGGATATACTCTTTGCAAATACTACCAGCGGATGACAAAG ATCAGTTGGCAAATGCTGGGTTTCGAGGAGGTTCATCTCTTGCCAGTTGTAGAAGCCACACAGACTGTGCCTCCGGCATCTCTTCCTTTGATTGTGGCCACATTACCATGACCTACACTGCCCTTGCCTCGTTAGTTATTTTAGGGGATAACTTAAGTCGTGTAAATAGAAAAGCAGTCTTGGCGCATGTTGCAGCTCTACAATGTCCAGATGGAAG TTTTTTCTCTACTAATGGAGGCAGTGAAAATGACATGCGGTTTATGTATTGTGCTGCAACCATCTGTTATATTCTTCAAGATTTTTCGACTATAAATATCAACAATGCTGTCCGGTACATTGTGAACAGTatg AGCTATGAAGGTGCCATGGGTCAGGGAATCTTCTTGGAATCTCATGGAGGAAGTTCTTACTGTGCAGTCGCAACCTTACATTTGATGGGCAAGCTCGACTCGGCTTTATCCAGTATTCAG AAACAGAGACTAGTGCGATGGTTGGTGAATCGACAGGATAGTGGTGGTTTACAAGGCCGACCCAATAAGCCTCCTGACACATGTTACACCTTCTGGATTGGGGCATCGTTGAAG TTACTAGGTGGTCTCAATTTGTTGAACCTGGAAGCACTTCGACAATTTGTGCTGTCAACTCAAGATCCCATCACTGGAGGCCTAGCAAAATACCCCGACTCCCACCCAGATGGTTTGCACACTTACCTAGGAATCAGTGGTCTTTCCCTCCTGGAACAAGACAATCTTAGACCAATAGATCCAGCCTTGAACATCAGCCAGCGTGCCCTCAAACATCTCCAGACACTGCACAAATCTACTAGCAACTCCCAGTCAGGGGATTGCTTATGA
- the LOC123768802 gene encoding uncharacterized protein — MTPDKQAETHVMTPDKQAETPVMTPDKRAEIRVMTPDKQAETRVMTPDKRAETRVMTPDKQAETRVMTPDKQAETRVMTPDKQAETRVMTPDKRAETRVMTPDKQAETRVMTPDKLSSSSYVSHLNYH, encoded by the coding sequence ATGACACCGGATAAACAGGCAGAAACTCATGTTATGACACCGGATAAACAGGCAGAAACTCCTGTTATGACACCGGATAAACGGGCAGAAATTCGTGTTATGACACCGGATAAACAGGCAGAAACTCGTGTTATGACACCGGATAAACGGGCAGAAACTCGTGTTATGACACCGGATAAACAGGCAGAAACTCGTGTTATGACACCTGATAAACAGGCAGAAACTCGTGTTATGACACCGGATAAACAGGCAGAAACTCGTGTTATGACACCGGATAAACGGGCAGAAACTCGTGTTATGACACCGGATAAACAGGCAGAAACTCGTGTTATGACACCGGATAAACTGTCATCGTCTAGTTACGTTTCGCATCTAAATTACCACTAG